The following are encoded in a window of Gramella sp. MT6 genomic DNA:
- the greA gene encoding transcription elongation factor GreA: MSKVSYYTPEGLKKLRDELNQLKDVERPKASQAIAEARDKGDLSENAEYDAAKEAQGLLEMKISKLEEVVANARVIDESQLDTSKVLVHSHVKIKNKTNGAEMKYKLVAQSEADLKSGKISVDSPIGKGLLGKKVGDTAEIEVPNGTVKFEVIEIWRE, encoded by the coding sequence ATGAGCAAAGTATCTTATTATACCCCAGAAGGGTTAAAAAAGCTAAGGGATGAGCTTAATCAACTCAAAGACGTAGAAAGACCAAAGGCTTCTCAGGCAATTGCCGAAGCCAGAGATAAAGGAGATCTAAGTGAGAATGCTGAATATGATGCAGCCAAGGAAGCTCAGGGGTTATTGGAAATGAAGATCTCGAAATTAGAGGAGGTAGTGGCTAATGCCAGAGTGATAGATGAGTCTCAATTGGATACTTCAAAAGTATTGGTACATTCTCATGTGAAGATCAAGAATAAAACCAACGGGGCCGAAATGAAATATAAACTGGTGGCCCAGAGTGAAGCCGATCTTAAATCGGGTAAGATATCTGTAGATTCCCCAATTGGAAAAGGCCTATTGGGCAAGAAAGTAGGAGATACCGCAGAAATTGAGGTGCCTAATGGAACCGTTAAGTTCGAAGTTATAGAGATCTGGAGAGAATAA
- the aat gene encoding leucyl/phenylalanyl-tRNA--protein transferase, with amino-acid sequence MYFIQPHEKLPPVSYADSEGLLAVGRDLSPERLKEAYYKGVFPWYNEGQPVLWWSPDPRMVLFPENLKIARSMRPFINQDKFQVTFNQEFEMVIENCGNVDRKGQDGTWITPEIKENYLQLHQEGIAFSTEVWDKTELVGGLYGIYLRDRKMFCGESMFAKASNASKFGFIKLVEKLKTEGIEIIDCQVYTSHLESLGAEEIPREEFLKFLS; translated from the coding sequence TTGTATTTCATTCAACCACATGAGAAGCTTCCTCCTGTATCTTATGCAGATTCAGAGGGATTGCTAGCAGTTGGACGGGATCTAAGTCCAGAGCGTCTTAAAGAAGCTTATTATAAGGGTGTTTTCCCTTGGTATAATGAAGGTCAGCCGGTACTTTGGTGGTCGCCAGATCCAAGAATGGTCCTTTTTCCGGAAAATTTGAAAATTGCTAGAAGCATGAGGCCTTTTATTAATCAGGATAAATTTCAGGTGACCTTTAATCAGGAATTTGAAATGGTGATCGAGAATTGCGGGAATGTAGATAGGAAAGGGCAGGACGGTACATGGATCACTCCCGAGATAAAAGAGAATTATCTTCAGTTACACCAGGAGGGAATTGCTTTTTCTACTGAGGTCTGGGATAAAACTGAATTGGTTGGAGGCTTATACGGTATTTATTTAAGGGACAGGAAAATGTTTTGCGGAGAAAGCATGTTTGCGAAAGCTAGCAATGCTTCTAAATTCGGTTTTATAAAACTGGTAGAAAAGCTTAAAACTGAAGGAATAGAGATCATAGATTGCCAGGTGTATACCAGTCATCTTGAAAGTCTGGGAGCTGAAGAGATCCCAAGAGAAGAATTCTTAAAATTTCTAAGTTAA
- a CDS encoding HAMP domain-containing sensor histidine kinase produces MNLPDERSFNRWFIIISCLVVIVLVLWNTSIFFQRLKEDERAKMNIWAQAQEELSNAPEDADLSLILEILNNNTTIPIIHTDENGEIVYTTNLDPTILEDPERTKDYLEDLKEENEPIAVDLGDNQIQYLYYGNSPALNKLKYYPIGLTLIGFLFIGVVYFFYTTTKNSEQNKLWAGMAKETAHQIGTPLSSLIGWAEILKTENVNPTYVEEMEKDIDRLRTITERFSKIGSSPNLQQTDIVAATRDSYEYLKARSSNLINFSIRAPRQPINVMLNEQLYSWTIENLVKNAIDAMRGKGELLIEIKQDLKQAHIYITDTGKGIDKNKFRLIFEPGQTTKKRGWGLGLSLAKRIIEEYHRGKIKVAQSEINKGTTFQISLKKV; encoded by the coding sequence ATGAATTTACCCGACGAACGCAGCTTTAATCGCTGGTTTATCATTATTTCCTGCCTGGTGGTCATCGTGCTGGTGCTCTGGAATACGAGTATTTTCTTCCAGCGACTAAAAGAGGACGAACGGGCAAAAATGAATATCTGGGCCCAGGCTCAGGAAGAGCTTAGCAACGCCCCTGAAGATGCCGATCTTTCCCTTATTCTAGAGATCTTAAATAATAACACAACCATCCCAATAATTCATACAGATGAAAATGGTGAGATCGTTTATACCACTAATTTAGACCCGACTATACTTGAAGACCCCGAACGCACAAAAGATTATCTTGAAGATCTTAAGGAGGAAAATGAACCTATTGCTGTAGATCTCGGCGACAACCAAATACAGTATTTGTATTACGGAAACTCCCCAGCCCTGAATAAATTGAAGTATTACCCCATAGGTCTTACCCTGATAGGTTTTCTTTTTATTGGAGTAGTCTATTTTTTCTATACCACTACCAAGAATAGCGAACAGAATAAATTATGGGCCGGTATGGCCAAAGAAACCGCCCATCAAATTGGTACTCCGCTAAGTTCCCTTATTGGCTGGGCTGAAATTTTAAAGACCGAAAATGTAAATCCCACTTATGTGGAAGAGATGGAGAAGGATATTGATCGCTTGAGAACCATCACAGAACGTTTTTCTAAAATAGGATCTTCTCCCAATTTACAGCAGACCGATATTGTTGCAGCTACCAGAGACAGTTATGAATACCTGAAAGCAAGAAGCTCGAATCTTATCAATTTCAGTATTAGAGCACCGCGTCAACCAATTAATGTTATGTTGAACGAACAGCTTTATAGCTGGACCATAGAAAACCTGGTGAAAAATGCGATAGATGCCATGCGAGGTAAGGGGGAACTGTTAATTGAGATAAAACAAGACCTGAAACAGGCACATATCTATATCACCGATACCGGAAAAGGAATAGACAAAAATAAATTCAGACTGATTTTTGAACCAGGACAAACCACAAAAAAGCGTGGCTGGGGTCTGGGACTTTCTTTAGCCAAAAGGATCATTGAAGAATATCACCGCGGCAAGATCAAGGTGGCGCAAAGTGAAATAAATAAAGGAACTACTTTCCAGATTAGTCTTAAAAAAGTTTAA
- the truB gene encoding tRNA pseudouridine(55) synthase TruB: MRNNEFTPEEFKTGQVLLFDKPLNWTSFQLVNKVRWLIRKSCKIKKIKVGHAGTLDPLATGLLIICTGKFTKTIPDLQGQIKEYTGTFTIGSTTPSFDLETEIDEKFPTDHITEELLQKTTKKFLGEIDQTPPVFSALKKDGKRLYEYAREGKEVEVKSRKVEISEFEIDTEEFPKVHFRVVCSKGTYIRSLAHEYGQALNSGAHLSELRRTGIGEYSVEKAMDLEYFENLLPSQENK; the protein is encoded by the coding sequence ATGCGCAATAACGAATTTACCCCCGAAGAATTCAAAACAGGCCAGGTACTTCTCTTTGATAAACCGCTGAACTGGACATCATTTCAACTGGTGAACAAAGTGAGATGGCTTATTAGAAAAAGCTGCAAGATCAAAAAGATCAAGGTTGGTCATGCGGGAACTTTAGATCCGCTGGCTACCGGACTTCTGATCATTTGCACCGGAAAATTCACTAAAACGATCCCTGATCTACAGGGACAGATAAAGGAATACACGGGCACTTTTACCATAGGTAGCACTACCCCATCTTTTGACCTGGAGACTGAAATTGACGAAAAATTCCCCACAGACCATATAACTGAAGAATTGCTTCAGAAAACCACAAAAAAATTTCTTGGCGAAATTGACCAGACCCCCCCGGTTTTCTCAGCTTTAAAGAAAGACGGAAAAAGACTTTACGAATATGCCAGAGAAGGCAAGGAAGTTGAAGTAAAGTCAAGGAAGGTTGAAATTTCTGAATTCGAGATCGATACGGAAGAATTTCCGAAAGTTCATTTCAGAGTAGTGTGCAGCAAGGGAACTTATATTAGAAGTCTGGCTCATGAATACGGGCAAGCGTTGAATAGCGGCGCGCATCTTTCTGAATTAAGACGTACCGGAATTGGAGAATATTCTGTAGAAAAAGCGATGGATCTCGAGTATTTTGAAAATTTATTACCTTCACAGGAGAATAAGTAA
- a CDS encoding DUF2490 domain-containing protein, whose protein sequence is MTTSFSKLFLSFLLLLFANNIAAQDNFSSFLEPDISINLDRPNRWSFNFGLANRNGVYSGQETEFDTEFIELSHFSSYEVGFYGKLSLGIRYRFNEMFNERAHDEIRITQQYSRSRNYNALKIAHRFRFEQRLRSNTIYRTRYQFSVQIPLNGERVDQKEFFVKADTEALYNFSKANKPGLSHRFGLALGRELNESITADFGTEYRLDDYNLDPAHELFFVLGLTLSI, encoded by the coding sequence ATGACTACCTCATTTTCTAAATTATTCTTATCATTCCTTCTCTTACTATTTGCTAATAATATTGCTGCCCAGGATAATTTCAGTTCCTTTTTAGAACCGGATATTTCCATTAACCTGGACAGGCCAAATCGCTGGTCCTTCAACTTTGGACTGGCCAATAGAAATGGCGTTTATTCCGGTCAGGAAACCGAGTTTGATACCGAGTTTATTGAACTCAGCCACTTCAGCAGTTATGAAGTAGGTTTTTACGGCAAGTTGAGTTTGGGGATTAGATATCGTTTCAATGAAATGTTCAATGAAAGAGCCCATGACGAAATACGAATTACCCAGCAATACAGCCGTTCCAGAAACTACAATGCCCTGAAAATAGCTCATCGTTTTCGGTTTGAGCAAAGATTAAGAAGTAATACCATATACAGGACAAGATACCAGTTTTCGGTACAGATCCCTCTAAATGGAGAGCGCGTAGATCAAAAAGAATTTTTCGTAAAGGCAGATACCGAGGCACTTTATAACTTTTCAAAAGCAAATAAACCTGGGCTTTCACATAGATTTGGACTGGCCCTGGGCCGAGAGTTAAATGAATCTATAACAGCAGATTTTGGTACCGAATACAGATTGGATGATTATAATCTTGATCCAGCCCATGAACTCTTTTTTGTACTCGGCCTCACGCTATCTATTTAA
- a CDS encoding DNA-3-methyladenine glycosylase I, whose product MAEIKRCGWCEGDPLYEAYHDHEWGVPVLDDETLFEFLTLETFQAGLSWITVLRKRNNFREAFDNFDYRKIAQYKDAKITELMKNAGIIRNQMKIRATVTNAREFMKVQDEFGSFGKYIWQFVEGEPIQNEIEDYKKAPATTEISDKLSKVLKKRGFKFVGSTVIYAHMQATGMVNDHQVDCFRYEEVKKLGDKFF is encoded by the coding sequence ATGGCTGAAATCAAACGTTGCGGATGGTGCGAAGGCGACCCTTTATATGAAGCCTATCATGATCATGAATGGGGAGTTCCTGTACTTGATGATGAGACCTTATTTGAATTTCTAACTCTTGAAACTTTTCAGGCAGGTTTAAGCTGGATCACGGTACTTAGAAAAAGGAACAATTTTAGAGAGGCCTTTGACAATTTCGACTACCGTAAGATCGCACAATACAAAGACGCCAAGATCACTGAATTGATGAAGAATGCCGGTATTATTAGAAACCAGATGAAAATACGGGCTACAGTTACAAATGCTCGGGAATTCATGAAGGTTCAGGATGAATTTGGAAGTTTCGGTAAATATATCTGGCAATTCGTGGAAGGAGAACCTATTCAAAATGAAATTGAAGATTATAAGAAAGCTCCTGCAACTACAGAGATCAGTGATAAGCTAAGCAAAGTTCTTAAGAAAAGAGGTTTTAAATTCGTGGGTTCTACCGTCATTTATGCCCACATGCAGGCAACAGGGATGGTGAACGATCACCAGGTAGATTGTTTCAGGTATGAGGAAGTAAAGAAACTTGGGGATAAATTTTTTTAA
- a CDS encoding DUF3127 domain-containing protein has translation MEVQGKIKLIGETKTFGSNGFQKREMVVTTEEQYPQHIMIEFVQDKCSLLDAFQVGQPVKIGVNLRGREWVSPQGETKYFNSIQGWRIENLAAQQPSGGSNVPPPDQFEPASDLNEEDYDDLPF, from the coding sequence ATGGAAGTACAGGGAAAAATTAAGCTTATTGGCGAAACCAAGACATTCGGTAGCAACGGATTTCAGAAGAGAGAGATGGTTGTGACTACAGAGGAGCAATATCCTCAACATATCATGATTGAATTTGTACAGGATAAATGTAGCTTGCTGGATGCTTTTCAGGTAGGACAACCGGTGAAGATTGGTGTAAACCTTAGGGGTCGCGAATGGGTAAGCCCACAGGGTGAAACAAAATATTTCAATTCTATCCAGGGATGGAGAATAGAGAATCTTGCTGCTCAACAGCCTTCAGGTGGTTCTAATGTACCGCCACCAGACCAGTTCGAGCCTGCTAGCGATTTGAATGAAGAGGATTATGACGATCTTCCATTCTAA
- a CDS encoding flavin reductase family protein, with protein MFSLEPKDVSVGKLHQYLLGAVGPRPIAFASTIDAEGNPNLSPFSFFNVFGANPPVLIFSPARRGRDNTTKHTFENAKKVDEVVINIVNYDIVQQMSLSSTEYAEGVNEFEKAGLNMLKSDLVKPFRVAESPVQFECKIQDIIETGTEGGAGNLVICHVVKMHIKEDILDEDGYIDQYKIDQVARMGGNWYTRARTGMFEVPKPLSTLGIGVDAMPEDVRTSKVLTGNDLGILGNVESLPENGEIEAFLGENSEDAELVKSGDTEKIHKQAKVYLEKGKPEDAWKILLAK; from the coding sequence ATGTTCAGTCTAGAACCCAAGGACGTAAGTGTCGGGAAATTACACCAGTATCTGCTTGGTGCGGTAGGTCCAAGACCAATTGCTTTTGCAAGTACTATTGATGCTGAGGGAAATCCCAATCTTTCACCTTTTAGTTTTTTCAATGTTTTTGGCGCAAATCCGCCGGTTTTGATCTTTTCACCTGCGAGACGGGGAAGGGATAATACCACGAAACATACTTTTGAAAACGCGAAAAAGGTAGATGAGGTAGTGATCAATATTGTGAATTATGATATTGTTCAGCAAATGTCACTTTCCAGCACTGAGTATGCTGAAGGGGTAAACGAATTTGAAAAGGCGGGTCTAAACATGCTTAAATCAGATCTTGTAAAGCCATTTCGCGTAGCGGAATCTCCGGTTCAGTTTGAGTGTAAAATTCAGGATATAATTGAAACCGGGACTGAAGGAGGTGCAGGAAACCTGGTGATCTGTCACGTGGTTAAAATGCATATTAAGGAAGATATCCTTGACGAGGACGGGTATATAGATCAATACAAAATAGACCAGGTAGCTCGTATGGGCGGTAACTGGTACACGCGTGCCAGAACAGGAATGTTTGAAGTTCCAAAGCCTCTTTCCACTTTGGGAATTGGTGTAGATGCTATGCCTGAAGATGTTAGGACCAGTAAGGTGCTAACGGGAAATGATCTTGGAATTTTAGGCAATGTAGAATCTCTGCCAGAAAACGGTGAGATCGAAGCATTCCTAGGAGAAAATTCAGAAGACGCCGAACTTGTAAAAAGCGGTGATACAGAAAAAATTCATAAACAGGCGAAGGTATATCTTGAAAAAGGGAAACCGGAAGATGCCTGGAAAATATTATTAGCAAAATAA
- a CDS encoding 2-dehydropantoate 2-reductase, translating into MEILVYGIGGVGGYFGGKLANAGLNVSMIARGEHLKAIQKHGLEVESINGNFKVKPKVATSDVSDVPKPDLIILGIKSWQIPSVAAELKPIIGENTIVLPLQNGADNYEKLIEVLPKKNVLAGLCFIVSFVEKPGKIKHASYEPKIVFGETDNSQSDRVKKIHDILDEAGIENNIPENIQLEIWKKFLFICTVSGIGGLTRVPIDKIRDSDYLNEMMRNSAREIIEVGKAKGVPLTEKHLEMVFEIINSQPEGTTASTQRDIMNGKPSELENFNGFIVKEGERLGVKTPVNRYIYECLKPMEEAARKSRE; encoded by the coding sequence ATGGAAATACTGGTTTATGGAATCGGCGGCGTTGGAGGATATTTTGGCGGAAAACTCGCCAATGCAGGTCTTAATGTAAGTATGATCGCTAGAGGTGAGCACCTTAAAGCGATCCAGAAACACGGACTCGAGGTGGAAAGTATAAACGGAAATTTTAAAGTAAAACCTAAAGTTGCTACTTCTGATGTTTCTGATGTTCCAAAACCAGACCTTATTATCCTTGGAATTAAATCCTGGCAGATCCCTTCAGTTGCGGCAGAATTAAAACCCATAATTGGGGAAAATACCATAGTGCTTCCATTGCAGAACGGAGCCGATAATTATGAAAAACTAATTGAAGTTCTTCCGAAGAAAAATGTGCTTGCCGGACTTTGCTTTATCGTGAGTTTCGTGGAAAAACCTGGAAAGATCAAGCATGCCTCATATGAACCGAAAATCGTTTTTGGTGAAACCGATAATTCTCAGTCAGATCGGGTGAAGAAAATTCATGATATCCTGGATGAAGCTGGAATAGAAAATAATATTCCTGAAAATATCCAGCTAGAAATCTGGAAAAAGTTCCTTTTTATCTGTACCGTCAGCGGCATTGGTGGACTTACCAGGGTGCCGATAGATAAGATCAGAGATAGCGATTATCTTAATGAAATGATGAGAAATTCGGCCAGGGAGATCATCGAAGTCGGAAAAGCCAAAGGTGTTCCGCTAACTGAAAAACACCTGGAGATGGTCTTTGAGATCATAAATTCCCAACCTGAAGGCACCACTGCTTCTACCCAGCGCGATATCATGAACGGCAAGCCTTCAGAATTGGAGAATTTCAACGGTTTTATTGTAAAAGAAGGAGAGAGGCTTGGTGTCAAAACTCCTGTGAATCGCTATATCTATGAATGCCTGAAACCTATGGAAGAAGCCGCGCGAAAAAGCCGGGAATAA
- a CDS encoding DUF3098 domain-containing protein, producing MKKDKEIHNGGSFNTGFVFGKKNYTFMFIGIGVIVLGFILMSGGGSEDPNEFNDAIYNFQRIRLAPALVLIGFAIEVYAILLNPHKK from the coding sequence ATGAAAAAGGATAAAGAAATACATAACGGAGGAAGTTTTAATACCGGGTTTGTTTTCGGAAAGAAGAACTACACCTTCATGTTTATTGGGATTGGCGTGATCGTTCTGGGCTTTATTTTAATGTCTGGTGGTGGTAGCGAAGATCCAAATGAATTTAATGACGCTATCTATAACTTTCAAAGAATTCGGCTTGCACCCGCTTTGGTGCTGATTGGCTTTGCGATAGAAGTATATGCCATATTGTTGAATCCCCATAAAAAATAA
- a CDS encoding thioesterase family protein codes for MTDFSDYKLSLELRIDWGDLDMYEHVNNVSYMQYLQSGRVNFWEASGIHEYYRNSSQGTMLVSTKCDFRKSLHYPGKAIIKTKLDFIGNKSFGLKHVILNEKGELCAEGTDVVVCFDFQKNKTIPVPDWMRDKISEL; via the coding sequence GTGACAGATTTTTCAGATTACAAGTTAAGTCTTGAGTTGCGTATAGACTGGGGCGATCTGGACATGTATGAGCATGTGAACAACGTTTCATATATGCAATATTTGCAAAGCGGAAGGGTGAATTTCTGGGAAGCTTCTGGTATCCATGAATATTATCGCAATTCGAGCCAGGGGACGATGCTAGTCTCTACGAAATGTGATTTCCGGAAATCACTTCATTACCCCGGAAAAGCGATCATTAAAACTAAACTGGATTTTATAGGAAATAAAAGTTTCGGTCTGAAACATGTGATCCTGAATGAAAAAGGAGAATTATGTGCTGAAGGCACAGATGTGGTGGTTTGTTTCGATTTTCAAAAGAATAAGACCATCCCGGTTCCAGACTGGATGCGAGATAAGATCTCTGAACTTTAA
- a CDS encoding undecaprenyl-diphosphate phosphatase: MDVLDAVILGIIQGLTEFLPVSSSGHLELGKAILGDTSVPEESLLFTVVLHFATALSTLVVFRKDVFEIIGGLLSFKWNEETQFSLKIIVSMIPAVIVGLLFEEQLEALFGGNILFVGFMLLITALLLWLADKAKNTGKKVSYSNAFVIGISQAIAMLPGISRSGATISTSVLLGNDKTKAARFSFLMVVPLIFGKIAKDLLSGELMESTADFSILAVGFVAAFIAGLVACTWMIALVKKSKLSWFAVYCFVVGLAAITFAYAQ; this comes from the coding sequence TTGGACGTATTAGACGCCGTGATCCTTGGTATCATCCAGGGACTTACCGAATTTTTACCAGTTTCTTCCAGTGGGCATTTAGAGTTAGGAAAAGCTATTTTAGGAGATACCAGTGTTCCTGAAGAGTCATTATTATTTACCGTTGTACTCCACTTTGCCACAGCTTTGAGTACGCTCGTTGTTTTCAGAAAAGATGTTTTTGAGATCATTGGTGGCTTACTAAGTTTTAAATGGAACGAAGAAACCCAGTTCTCCTTAAAGATCATAGTTTCAATGATTCCCGCAGTCATTGTAGGATTGCTTTTTGAAGAACAACTGGAAGCTTTATTTGGCGGAAATATTCTTTTTGTTGGGTTTATGCTTCTAATTACAGCCTTACTACTCTGGCTTGCTGATAAAGCCAAGAATACCGGAAAAAAGGTTAGTTACAGCAACGCCTTCGTCATCGGGATTTCCCAGGCGATAGCCATGCTTCCCGGAATTTCCCGAAGTGGAGCTACCATATCAACTTCAGTTCTATTAGGAAATGATAAGACCAAAGCTGCGAGATTCTCTTTCTTAATGGTCGTGCCTTTGATCTTCGGAAAGATCGCTAAAGATCTTTTAAGCGGAGAACTAATGGAGAGCACAGCAGATTTTTCTATTCTGGCAGTAGGTTTCGTCGCAGCATTTATTGCCGGTCTGGTAGCCTGTACCTGGATGATCGCCCTGGTAAAGAAAAGTAAACTTTCATGGTTTGCTGTCTATTGTTTTGTGGTGGGACTTGCGGCTATTACTTTTGCATATGCGCAATAA
- a CDS encoding HIT family protein, translating to MSTLFTKIVKGEVPAYKVAENSQFLAFLDIRPNAKGHVLCIPKKEIDKIWDLEEEMFQELMRFTRRVSIALEKTVPCKRVGMAVVGLEVPHTHVHLIPLNSMKDMDFSNNVEMSEQEFKDLAAAIESNIEL from the coding sequence ATGTCAACACTATTTACCAAGATCGTAAAAGGAGAAGTGCCTGCCTATAAAGTAGCTGAAAACAGTCAGTTTCTGGCTTTTTTAGATATCAGGCCGAATGCGAAAGGGCACGTTCTATGTATCCCTAAAAAAGAGATCGATAAGATCTGGGACCTAGAAGAGGAAATGTTTCAGGAGTTGATGCGATTTACCAGAAGGGTCTCTATTGCATTAGAAAAAACAGTTCCTTGTAAAAGGGTAGGTATGGCCGTTGTTGGTCTTGAAGTGCCTCATACCCACGTTCATCTTATTCCGTTGAATAGTATGAAGGATATGGACTTTTCTAATAATGTGGAAATGAGCGAGCAGGAATTTAAAGATCTGGCTGCCGCAATCGAATCGAACATTGAACTGTGA
- a CDS encoding energy transducer TonB, with translation MEFFEEFFDKHKALIITTLLFAVLMLALYNFNLANANKETAEMLVDLEQFKVEEKKEIEPEKPEETPKRNPRDVQTHQAYNQDKETREADFKSQLDKIFEKNSADQEEAENEDTDGSEGNYSVNKKNSEDKKDRSDGDDSAEEASQKSAVYDYSSISFSLKGRRAVKIPNPVYTCDTAGKIVINISVDANGYVIDSSVNKASSTSTNECLTDRALEYSAGARFSKLAGRNSQPGTITYHFRS, from the coding sequence ATGGAGTTTTTCGAGGAATTTTTCGATAAGCATAAAGCACTTATCATTACTACGCTTTTATTTGCTGTCCTTATGCTGGCATTGTATAATTTCAATCTTGCCAACGCAAACAAGGAAACAGCAGAAATGCTCGTAGACCTTGAACAATTCAAAGTAGAAGAGAAAAAAGAGATCGAACCTGAGAAGCCAGAGGAAACTCCAAAGAGAAACCCCAGGGACGTACAAACTCACCAGGCTTATAACCAGGACAAAGAAACCCGCGAAGCAGATTTTAAAAGTCAACTAGACAAGATATTTGAAAAGAATAGTGCTGACCAGGAAGAAGCCGAAAATGAAGATACAGACGGCTCTGAAGGCAACTATTCCGTAAATAAAAAGAACTCGGAGGATAAAAAAGATCGGTCAGATGGTGATGATTCGGCTGAGGAAGCCTCTCAAAAATCTGCCGTTTACGATTACAGTTCTATTTCTTTTTCCTTAAAAGGAAGGCGCGCGGTGAAAATCCCGAATCCGGTCTATACCTGTGATACGGCCGGAAAGATCGTCATCAATATAAGCGTGGATGCGAACGGTTACGTTATTGATTCGTCGGTAAATAAAGCCAGTTCAACATCAACCAACGAGTGTTTAACAGATCGTGCCCTGGAATATTCTGCGGGCGCCAGATTTAGCAAACTTGCAGGCAGAAATTCACAGCCTGGGACGATCACTTATCATTTTAGATCTTAA
- a CDS encoding permease-like cell division protein FtsX, translating into MTTSFERYQKRRLISSYFSVVISISLVLFLLGMLGLLVLNTKKVADHFKEQIALTVYLKDNAKEVEIEQLKKSLAMADYTKSTTFVSKEEAAEAHSEEIGEDFMEFLGYNPLQNSIDVYMNADFVSSEQVDKIADDLTSKNFVDEVVYDKPLIALLNDNVKKISFWVLIASSVFTFIAVLLINSSIRLAVYSKRFIIKTMQMVGATKGFIRRPFIWQSVKLGLIGAILALIGMAAVLYYLNNSFTELNLLGDIKMLVILFSGIFLMGIVITWISTYFATSRFLNLKTDELYY; encoded by the coding sequence ATGACCACATCTTTTGAAAGGTATCAGAAACGCCGACTCATATCTTCCTATTTTTCAGTAGTTATCAGTATTTCCCTGGTATTATTCCTTTTAGGAATGCTTGGCCTTCTGGTTTTAAATACTAAGAAGGTAGCCGATCATTTCAAGGAGCAGATCGCCCTTACGGTTTATCTGAAGGATAACGCGAAAGAGGTTGAGATCGAGCAGTTGAAGAAAAGCCTGGCTATGGCAGATTATACCAAGTCAACGACTTTTGTTTCCAAAGAGGAAGCCGCAGAGGCCCATAGTGAAGAAATTGGTGAAGATTTCATGGAATTCCTTGGGTATAACCCACTTCAGAATTCCATCGACGTATATATGAATGCAGATTTTGTTTCTTCGGAGCAAGTGGACAAAATTGCTGATGATCTTACTTCCAAGAATTTTGTAGACGAGGTCGTTTATGACAAACCTCTTATCGCATTGCTGAACGACAACGTTAAAAAAATAAGTTTCTGGGTTTTAATTGCGAGCTCTGTTTTTACATTTATCGCAGTATTACTTATCAATAGCAGCATTAGACTGGCAGTATATTCAAAGAGATTTATCATAAAGACGATGCAGATGGTTGGAGCAACCAAAGGCTTTATTAGAAGGCCTTTTATCTGGCAAAGCGTAAAACTTGGACTAATAGGTGCGATTCTGGCACTCATTGGGATGGCTGCAGTACTTTATTACCTGAACAATAGTTTTACCGAGCTCAATCTTTTAGGTGATATTAAAATGCTGGTAATTCTATTCTCAGGGATTTTCCTGATGGGAATTGTAATTACATGGATAAGTACGTATTTTGCGACCTCGCGTTTTCTAAATCTGAAAACAGACGAACTTTATTATTAG